The genomic region TTCAACCAAGTAGGTCTGACCGTTCCCCTGTAGAACAATATCTGGATAGTCATGGTTCGGACGAGCAAGCTTACGGCAGTGATAGAGTCGTTGTGCCAACAGTCCTGCAACACCTTCCCCGATCGCCGCAACTGCACTTTTATTGGGGGAGACACAGCGGTGTTCCGTGCGACTGTAGAACAAGGGCGGATATCCCGGTTCTAAGAAGATACCGCTCTGGTAGTTGAACCATTGCTGGATCTCGACAAGAGGACAGAAAACGAGCTGTTCGCTGTACTTCGTCACCATGTACTTGAGAGTGTCCGGGTGGATAGACAACAAGCAGGCAGGATGATAGGCACCTAGCTTGTGTGCAATCTGATGTTGAAGTTGCAGCCGCAGGGCATGACGGCTAGCTGCTGCTTTTGCCAGAGACTGTTCTAGCGGTGAAAGCTGAATGGGGCGACGCTCGATGTGAAGTTGGATCATAGACACGGGCAAGAAGAATAGTTACTCAGCTTTCACAGTAGACTTCTTGAACCTGCCGATTCAAATGATTTCTATCACGGTGATAGCTTTAGCGGCTTTCGAGTTGAGTTGGACAAATTCGTTTCAGCAAAGCAGGTGGAATGGCTTCGTAGCATTCCCACAGCAGATCCATTTCTGCGAGTCGTCTTAGATGCACTGCACTGGGCGATCGACGATTGGTGCCCTGGGAGAACCAGCGATCGACAGTAGGTTGAGAGCAGCCACAGATAAGGGCGATTTGGGCATGGGAGACGTTCCACTTAGCGTAGAAGGCTTGTGGAGTCATGCCCAACTGACAGCGGGTGTAGTGGCGTAATAGCCTCAGTTCTCGTTGTCGCAATTCCCTGAGGTTCATTCTCTACTGACCTCCTGATTAAGGTGAGCAAGTGCCAAGGGAAGCGGCTCTAGATCTTCTTCCCATGCAATATCCGTCATCGTCCAGTTGCGAGAGGGGGAGTGAGCATCGAGCCAAACAGTGTAACGCCAACCCCAGGAGTTGAGATGGTCAGCGGGAGCATACTCAATGCCTGTAATGGTGCCAAAGTCCTCATTGGGTAAGGGGTGCCACCGTACTCGATCGCCCAACTGGAACTTGGGTTCTGGAATGTGATGGGGAAAATCAGCAGGTAAGGAGTTGAGAGGGAGAGAGGGCATAGACGCTCTGAATCAAGCAAGCAGGGTTCGGGTAATGCTTATATTAAAGCGCAATGCCGCAATGCCGCAATAGCAACTGCGAAGGATTGAACTTTTAGCGAAAGGTTGTGTGACAATTGACCCCGAATTCAGCAGTAGGGTCAGATGGTGAAGGAAATGAGAGAAGTGCGGGGCAGGCTCCCGAAGGATTTGAAAATCGCCTTTGAGGTGGCTTGTGTACGGATGGAGATTACTCAAGCGGCGGCAATGGAGGAGGCAATTCGAGATTGGTTAGTGAAGCAGGGATTCCCGACCAGTGATGAGGGGAAGGGCTGAGATGACAGGGGCAATTCTTTGGACAATGGTTAAGGTAGAGGACTCTTGCTATGCAGGGAAACTGGCTTGAGCAACAGTTAATGTCGTTATTTGGTATCCATTTTTACCAGTTGTGAATCAAAAATGGCAACTCCTTGAAGAAGTCACATCCACCTGAGAATCCAATGCTTGTTGTCCCATTGAATTCCTCAGGCGAGTGCTATACGCTGCTTATTTTTCTTTCATACAAAGCATCAACTTCTATAGAACTCATTTGACATCTTTTTAAGCTGCTAAACGCTTGAGCATTAAGCGAATGAAGCAAAGGTTGAGCTTTGTTCTCGCATGTTCCAACGTCCACTCAAAGTTCTTGACGAGATTCTTGCATCGCTCGATCCAGCTATTAGATCGTTCAATCACCCATCGCACTGCAATCGGCACAAATCCTGATTTCCCTTGCACTGCTTTTTCAGTTTTTGAGAGCTTCGCTGCCACCTCAAACTGGATTTTTGTCATAATCTCTGGATAGATTTCCTCTAATGCTTGTTGAATCGTGTCTGGATGATAGCCGTGGTCGAGCAGAATCGTCGTCTTTGCCAAGTTCATAGGCTTGTGTCGAAAGTAGTCAATATTTTGACTTAACATCTCAATCAAGCCCTGGTCATCGGTGACGTTTGCCTGCGTACAGTGGGTAAAAAACGGAAACCCTAAACTATCGACTGCCAAGTGTCGTTTAATTCCATTGGTCGCTTTGTAGAAGCAAAATCCGTTGGAGGCAGCACTCGCATTACAGGTATTCTTGACCGCTTGCGAGTCGATAATGATCAAGGTCGTCCACTTACTTTTTTTTTAGCTTGCACTCGGACTTCTCCATGCAGCGTCTCCATTAGTTGATCAAACACGCCTGCATCCCGCCATTGAATGCAAGTGCCAATAGACCGTGGAATAGGGCGGCAAGTCCCTCGGTAAATCTTGCCAGTTACACCCATTCTTGAGTTGGTAGAGGATGCCATCAATGATTTCGCGCTGGCTCCAGTTACTCGGTCGCGTCTGTTTCTTCTTGGGTAGGATCTCGCGCAAGCGCGGTTCGAGAATTGCCCATTCAGCATCGCTTAAACTGCTGGAGTATGGCATCGTTAATCTCTCAAATCACCTTACGCTAATTCAACTTACTCAGAGATGTCAAATGAGTTCTATACTGATTCAAGTTTTTAATCTTAGAGTCTTATGGGAAATGAGGTATGAGCCGGTCTCAGTAGCCAGTGCTATCAAACGAAAATGTAGCAGTGCTGCTTGCAGAAATTAAGGTCGAAGACCCCAATAAATAACAAGCCTTGCTGAGTTAGTCTCTCAATTACTTCCGTTTCGTTCAGAGGTTCTCCAACAATCCCTAAGGCATCAACAGACACTCAGGATGAGTCTAACTTTGCCAGCGCACTGAGTGGGATCGCCCCGCAGTTGGACGCCTCTCAACATAGTACAGTCCTCCAACCAACCCTAAGGCAACCGGTATGCTTACAGTCCCGTAAACCGGGATAATGGGCTTCGCGACCAATTATCGAGCAGGACACGGCATTTACGGGCACGGCTTACAGTCCCGTGAACCGGGAAATGGGCTTTGCGACCCTAACGTATAGGAAGTAGGTTTCATAAGCATTCTGTATACTACTTTTTGCAAAGCTTCATTTAGAGCGCCACAAATAAACTAAAGCCCATAACATTAATTTTATCCTTCAAAACTAATACAACTTGAAAAGCCCTAAGTTTCTTAAGGTTCGA from Trichocoleus sp. harbors:
- a CDS encoding transposase; translation: MIIIDSQAVKNTCNASAASNGFCFYKATNGIKRHLAVDSLGFPFFTHCTQANVTDDQGLIEMLSQNIDYFRHKPMNLAKTTILLDHGYHPDTIQQALEEIYPEIMTKIQFEVAAKLSKTEKAVQGKSGFVPIAVRWVIERSNSWIERCKNLVKNFEWTLEHARTKLNLCFIRLMLKRLAA
- a CDS encoding transposase, with amino-acid sequence MPYSSSLSDAEWAILEPRLREILPKKKQTRPSNWSQREIIDGILYQLKNGCNWQDLPRDLPPYSTVYWHLHSMAGCRRV